ACCAAGTGAGAAAACTTCTCGTTGCTTTGCTAAATGTCTTCTTTCGACCTTGAAGAGTGAGATGAAAGTTGAACTAAGAGTTAGCTAAGCTGTTGATCTCACAGAAGTCTTGTAGTGTTTTTTGTTTGACGGTTGTATTGTCTTGTCCGGTCGTTGAGGAGTGTTCTGTGCTTGGTAAGTGAATCTGATGGGATGTTTGGATAGGGATAATGTGGAGGATATGAGCATCGTCAAAAGGTTTCTTGAAGAGGTGGGGTTGGAGGAGGGGCAGAGGGAGGAAATAGTGGCCATTATTACAGGGATGGGTGAGTTGTCCGTCTTTGTGCATCTTTGGATGAAATTTGTTATGTTATAATTGAAAAAGAAGCAACTTCCTGTCTTCGGTCATGTTTTTTCCTTTCGGTCGATGTTACAGCTCACTTGGAGCACTTTGGTCAAATTTTAGTTCTTTTTAGAGTAGTTCAAATAAAAATTTAAACGCCTACATTGGCTTATTCTGCATGTTAATGTTTTCTCTGTATATGatgttattattattttttgaccTGGTATATGATGTTATTTTTTAGCAGTCCATATTATCTCTTCATGCATCAATTCTCATATTTTTATGCAATAAAAACAATTCATTGTGCTATTTCAAAGATTACGGGTTGTTATCTGTTATTTGAACCGAATACCCATTAGTAGTGCTTAGTGTGTTGAGATTTCTTGTAACACCATTGCACAATTTGTCTAATTCTTACAAAGTTACACCCGCAATGTTAACTGCAGGATTCAAAAACGAGGTTTCAAATAAGCTTAATGCGGAGCCCACTCTTGAGTTTGCAATCGTGCAAGATGCAGATCGTCTGGATGCAATTGGTGCGATTGGTAAGTACTGCTCAACCATAAATGTATGTATCCATTCTGCATAATGGAATTTCTTTGATAATTCTAAAACCGTACAACTATGCGGAGCTCTGGTTATACACATTCTTTCTGCACATCCAGTCTTCCGTTTGTCTTTATTTTGGCTCTGCTGTTTTAAGTTCATTCAATGATTGTCTCAGCATTTGGTTTTGGCACATAGAGTAGAATTAATTACAAAATATACCACTGTTTGTATATCTGCAAGCAATGCACACAAATAGTATGTCTAGGTGTCTAGCTCCCTGGCACATTATTGATAAAACAAAAGCATCACTGATAGAATGCAGATGTAAGTCATGTGAATGTGGTATGCCGCTAGAATCTGAAGATGAGCTAGTACATGGAAATATCAAAATAGGACACATCCTGTGTCGTTTATTTCCATGGTTGTACCCAATCTGACCAATGTTACAAGAAATGTTCTGGATCCTACTGAGTTCACTAGAACTGAGAAATACTTACACATTCTCAATTTTTTAGCTACAAAGTTTGGCCAAAGAAAATTGAGAATGCACTTTGCTTTTTTGCTACACATCTGGTCATATTTTGTTTATTGTTTGACCGCAAAAGGATGGTCATATTTTATCTGAATATGTGGTGTGTCCCCTAATCTTCCCAATTAACATTGTAGGTGTTGCAAGATGTTTTACATATGGAGGGAGCAAGAACAGTGCATTGCATGATCCTAACGTACTTCCACGGGATAATTTGTCAAAGGAGAAGTATATGTCCAAGGAGGAGAAGCAAACATCAATTAATCATTTCCATGAGAAACTTTTTAAGTTGAAGGACATGATGAAGACCGAGGTCAGGGCTGAGCTATGAAATACTggtcctttttattttcttctgtaCTTTGTCTTGTCTAAACCCAGAAAGAAAGAATTGCCGCTTTAGACCTATTGAGCTTAGTAAGATTAGTAGAGTTATGTTAAGGTCTACTTGGCTTCGGTTACACATAGCATGCAGGTGAGATCCAGCTTACTAATAATCCCATTATATACATTAATATTGTCTATGTAAAAATACATTCCGTTTATAATCTCTGTCAGTTAAATTTATTTTTAACGCACAACGAATAACCAAGGCCAGTCATTTAATGCACAAGGAATAACCAACATTGACAACATCAACTGATACTGCCTGATTCATCATGAAATTTCTTGCATATATTTTTTAATTTAGAACAATTTATTTTCAAAGAAGTTGATGGCCATAGTGTCATGGCGGGTATCATTTCGAACTTTCGATGTCGTAATGAACATAAATTTCGACATGGAGGTAGTACCAACTATAATCGCTTGTTATAAATACTATGTATGGTTCTCAGTACAAACATGACGTATATGCTGTAGCCTTCCATTATGTATTCCATACATGACACATAGTTCACTCTGCACACAGGCTGGGAAAAAGAGAGCAGAGAAAAGGCACAAGTTCATGGAGAATTTTGTGGCTGAATTCTATGAAGAGTGGAGTGGCAGGGCTTGAAGTTGACCAACCAGACCGTGGGCTGGGAGGGCAAGGCTTGAAGTTGGCCAACCAACTTTCACCAACTCACATCGATAAAAATCCATGGATTACCATCTGGTTTTACATCACTGTTTAGGTTCCCATGAAACTTTCCCCAAAACGCTAGAGCTCTGAATATAATGAATAAATGACAAGACTATTTACCAGATATTTCACAGAGTCCCTGGATGTTGCCTatgtttttctttttctgattAAAACTCTGAAAGATTGCTCTTTGGTAATATAAGCAGTTCTATCTGATTGAGAGCACATTTATTTAAAAAGATCTCATCATATCTTGCAGGTGTTTTGTACTATAGTTAGTACAAAGTttagtcacttattttgggacagggGGAGTATTCAAATAATACCATGAATATTTTCGCCAGTAACAACACCTGAAGCTATAGTCATGCTGTGCTTCACCATTACAAAGTACACATATACAGAGGTTCTACATTTGTTGGCTAAACTATATAGATGCTAACAATGCAAAACGAAACAAATCAAGGACATAGTAACAATATCATCAAAGTGTAATAAGCAGAAAGCGAAAAAAGAAAGAAGGGAGGAaagctttttttctttttcttcacacACCATCAGCTTTTCTCTTGCAAAGTATCACTGGAGAGAGCACACCACCACTTGGGGAACACCAGACGAGGCTAATGTGGTTCAGAGCTTGGCCTTGTCGTCCCTCTTGGCCAGCGTCACCTTGAGGCCATGCTTCATGAAGAGCGTGAGCGCCAGCTTGGGCGCCACCGGGTGTCCCTGGACGACGTCGACGCGGTAGCGGCggaggatggaggcggcggcgaacTTCATCTGGTAGTAGGCGAAGTCCTTGCCGAGGCAGAGGCGCGGGCCGCCGTTGAAGGCGGTGAACTTGTAGGCGGACTCGCCCATGAAGCGGTCGTCCTTGAGCCACCGCTCCGGCCTGTACTCCCTGCAGTCCTCCCCCCAGATGCTCTCCATCCTCCCCATGGAGTACATGGCGTAGATCACCTTGGTGCCCTTCTTCAGCACCGTGCCGTCGGGGAACACCTCGTCCTCCACAACCTGATGGATGGACGGATCATGAGAAAATTATGTACGGGTTATCATGGTGACATGCTAACTTGTTGACTGTCACTGCTTCAGTTTTGTTATGATGTGCTCTGACCTACTCAATCCAGGTAGATAAGGTTAGGTGATCTGACTAAAGATGCTGTGATCTACTTTTGAGTTTTGTACAAGCAAGATAAAGAGCACCCTTGTTGGCAATCAACTTAATTTGCAGACCTAGAATTAAGTATGCTAAACCTTAGCACAGGTGCAAATGCAATTGAATCTGCCAGACACGTGTCTCTGTCAACCTTTTGAAGCCTTACAACAAAAGATACCCAGAAACATCAGTAGACGACCAACCGGCAACCTACTACCTAGTAGTATAAATCTCGCGTAAATTCTTTTTACACGTTAGCTTCATGATGATGCAAGTTCAAAACTCCAGTTAGTGAGGTGCAACGAAGTAATTGGAATTCGCATGCGTCCATCGACTTGGGTAAGCGTCAACCTCAGTGGCAGTATCCACAATAACCCAGTGACTTGTCATCGTTTCTATTTGACCCGAGGTACAAAATTGTACGCATCGTGCACCATTTAGCTAGTAGTACAAAATTGTAAAACATGGTTGTTTTGTACAGGAGAAGCTACAGTGGCTTGCTTTAATTTCCTCATGCAGATGATGGGGAAGGGCCAGCCGCGCGCTCACACACTTGGGAACTTGGTGTCATGAGGTCAAGTTAGTTCCACCAAACACCAACGCCGAATGCAAGGTCGCAACATGAGACAATCGTGCCATGCATGTATAGCatcgtgtgtgtgtgcatgcatgtacgTATTATACGAGCAAGATACGAAGTACGTAGCACGTACCTCCTTGTGGTCGACGGGGACGGACGGGTAGAGCCGGAGCGCCTCGGAGAGCGCGGCGTGGAGGTACTCCATCCGCTTCACCTCCTCCGGCTGGAACAccagctcctcctccacctccccacAGCGACCCCGCGCCGCCACGATGCCCTCGACCTCCTGCAGGATCTTGGCCTCCACGCCGCGGTTCTTGCTGAGCAGCCAGAAGAACCACGCCAGCGCCACGGACGACGTGTCGCGCCCGGCCAGGATGAAGTTGACGCAGATGTCGCGGAGGAACTTGTCCGAGTAGGCGGGGGCGCCGTCGGCGCCGCGCATCTTGGTGAAGATGGTCAGCAGGTCGGCCCGACGGAGCCCGCCGGCGGCCTCCTCGTGGCCGGTTGCGGCGGCTGCGGCGAGCTCCTCCCTGCGCTTCCTGATCACGTCGTACGCGAACTCGTCGACGCCGGCCAGCGACCGCCGGAGCACGCGCTCGTGGCCCACGCCGAGGGCGCGCATCCCGCGCCACACCGCGGTGGGCGTGACGAAGCGCACGATGGTGGCCTCGGTGGCGTCCTCGAACGCGCGGGCGAACGGGATCTCCGGGAGGCCCTTCTGGAGGCACCCGGGGTCGGCGCCGAAGGCGATCATGCACACGTTGTCGAACGTGAGGCGGAGGAGCACGTCCTGCAGGTCCACGG
This DNA window, taken from Triticum aestivum cultivar Chinese Spring chromosome 1D, IWGSC CS RefSeq v2.1, whole genome shotgun sequence, encodes the following:
- the LOC123181128 gene encoding uncharacterized protein YpgQ — encoded protein: MAAAAAAVRCAEQLVEREMSGRDASHDAAHALRVRDLALSLAAEQGVSSPDRLLIVELAALLHDIGDYKYTKDNVEDMSIVKRFLEEVGLEEGQREEIVAIITGMGFKNEVSNKLNAEPTLEFAIVQDADRLDAIGAIGVARCFTYGGSKNSALHDPNVLPRDNLSKEKYMSKEEKQTSINHFHEKLFKLKDMMKTEAGKKRAEKRHKFMENFVAEFYEEWSGRA
- the LOC123181127 gene encoding cytochrome P450 86B1; this translates as MGAMDALISSGAHNATTATFIGAGGLASLLPQVQTVEVLVAVSIFVAIHSLRQRRSLGLPSWPVVGMLPSLLLGVRGDMYEWITGVLKARGGTFTFCGPWFTNLHCVVTADPRNLEHLLKTKFGNFPKGPYFRDTVRDLLGDGIFGADDEVWRQQRKAASLEFHSAEFRALTASSLVELVHRRLLPVLAETEAAGAAVDLQDVLLRLTFDNVCMIAFGADPGCLQKGLPEIPFARAFEDATEATIVRFVTPTAVWRGMRALGVGHERVLRRSLAGVDEFAYDVIRKRREELAAAAATGHEEAAGGLRRADLLTIFTKMRGADGAPAYSDKFLRDICVNFILAGRDTSSVALAWFFWLLSKNRGVEAKILQEVEGIVAARGRCGEVEEELVFQPEEVKRMEYLHAALSEALRLYPSVPVDHKEVVEDEVFPDGTVLKKGTKVIYAMYSMGRMESIWGEDCREYRPERWLKDDRFMGESAYKFTAFNGGPRLCLGKDFAYYQMKFAAASILRRYRVDVVQGHPVAPKLALTLFMKHGLKVTLAKRDDKAKL